Proteins encoded by one window of Vibrio algicola:
- a CDS encoding PIG-L deacetylase family protein, producing MKMEQIDYQYALKADEQYDITISLESSSKCQYKLNIASQQEHFQALNVTDYTWLLEFSYCAQHKKKQGRIAVTDNEAQISIENSQYFEPNQQGIRYLNLTSENSQNISNVSEKTLFCDNCSLSETATLLAFKKPNLSAGPILIVAPHADDAELAAYGLYQDFAEQVWITTINAGQNVQKLSQQYIKDLDSDMCDAVERKAKIRAWNSRTTPLLAGVDYNHISYLGYYNITQTCLYETPHEVKLDTVIGQLNSQKERSFNHINLPNDKNFINTGQALIDDLVSLIEQIKPSTILVTDPEIDPHHEHIVAAHAVALAIQKSDYKPDNVLLYVNHLREIKKFPYGPEHARTALSPWYNSESVFGEYSCYSHQLSMNTQKEKVVALDSMHDLRSKNRIEKNIKQWWSKKIIKSGYQFYSNHSYFQTHIKSNEVFAVIDAFEFSECLCKER from the coding sequence ATGAAAATGGAACAGATAGATTATCAATATGCATTAAAAGCAGATGAGCAATATGATATCACCATCTCATTAGAATCATCGTCTAAGTGTCAGTATAAACTGAATATCGCTTCGCAGCAGGAGCATTTCCAAGCTTTAAACGTGACGGACTATACTTGGCTGCTAGAATTTTCATATTGTGCACAGCATAAAAAAAAGCAAGGACGAATTGCCGTTACCGATAACGAAGCACAAATTAGTATTGAAAATAGCCAATATTTCGAGCCTAATCAGCAAGGCATTCGCTATTTAAATTTAACCAGTGAAAATAGCCAGAATATTTCTAATGTATCTGAGAAGACATTATTTTGTGATAACTGTTCATTATCAGAAACTGCAACACTGTTGGCATTTAAGAAACCTAATTTAAGCGCCGGACCAATCCTCATTGTAGCGCCGCATGCAGATGATGCTGAATTAGCCGCCTACGGTTTATATCAAGATTTTGCGGAACAAGTGTGGATCACCACTATCAACGCAGGGCAAAATGTACAGAAATTGAGTCAACAGTATATTAAAGATCTTGATAGCGATATGTGTGATGCAGTGGAGCGGAAAGCTAAAATACGAGCATGGAATAGCAGAACAACGCCATTATTAGCGGGGGTTGACTATAATCATATTTCTTACCTAGGTTATTATAATATTACCCAAACATGTTTATATGAAACGCCTCATGAAGTGAAATTAGATACAGTCATCGGCCAGTTGAACTCACAAAAAGAACGCTCGTTTAATCATATAAATCTCCCAAATGACAAAAATTTTATTAATACAGGCCAAGCACTTATTGACGATCTAGTGAGTTTGATAGAGCAAATCAAACCAAGCACTATTTTAGTCACGGATCCTGAAATTGATCCACATCATGAGCATATTGTCGCTGCACATGCAGTGGCTCTTGCGATTCAAAAGAGTGACTATAAGCCGGACAATGTTTTATTGTATGTCAATCACTTAAGAGAAATTAAAAAATTTCCTTATGGGCCTGAGCATGCGAGAACCGCTCTTTCCCCATGGTATAACAGTGAGTCTGTATTTGGAGAATATTCTTGTTATAGCCATCAATTGAGTATGAATACACAAAAAGAGAAAGTGGTTGCATTAGATTCAATGCACGATTTACGCAGTAAAAATAGAATTGAAAAAAATATCAAACAGTGGTGGTCGAAAAAAATAATAAAAAGTGGCTATCAGTTCTACAGTAATCATAGTTATTTTCAAACGCATATAAAAAGCAATGAGGTTTTTGCTGTTATAGATGCATTTGAATTTAGTGAGTGCTTATGTAAAGAAAGGTAA
- a CDS encoding O-antigen ligase family protein, with translation MKERIYSLILFITSSWVFSGLWLTHGSLKKLTALAIIFFVYSIIFYPKIIINNIKKKSTIIILLITLLSLYAKYYHGGIFGSFTRSCLIACMISLAFNAECIGKHKIKYSIYIGLLINISFLIYTTIFSHESRPFYLMNPNIYAPVFGLFFLYFSCSTFKSRKIIDLIFSIIALYGVFIMQSRGVIVASIVALFVMSYYVILRQPFKLKIKALILLIPVLLSTLLINTSIGMKLYNKTNTEYDKIESGNLNTSIGFRIQMGIIAKNLIAEKPFVGQGDNFYSARKEIIKDKNYNTKINNFKTLHNVYSDSWVKLGLLGFIISILLTISPLLILKGSSDIALGLSFTIFTFSISMVDTALLGGEYLLMLIALTSIYKYQFLTYTDK, from the coding sequence TTACATCTTCTTGGGTATTCTCTGGATTATGGCTCACACATGGAAGTTTGAAAAAACTCACAGCACTCGCTATTATTTTCTTTGTATACTCTATAATATTCTACCCAAAGATAATTATTAATAATATAAAGAAAAAATCAACCATTATTATTTTATTAATTACATTATTGTCTTTATATGCTAAATACTATCATGGTGGTATATTTGGCAGCTTTACCCGTTCTTGCTTGATCGCTTGTATGATTTCGCTTGCTTTTAATGCTGAGTGTATAGGAAAACATAAGATAAAATATAGCATTTACATTGGACTGTTAATTAACATTTCATTTTTAATTTACACAACTATATTTAGCCATGAATCTCGTCCATTTTATCTCATGAACCCCAACATATACGCACCCGTTTTTGGTTTATTCTTCCTTTATTTTTCTTGCTCTACTTTTAAATCTCGAAAAATAATTGATCTTATATTCTCCATCATAGCATTATATGGTGTATTCATAATGCAATCTAGGGGGGTTATCGTTGCCTCTATTGTTGCTCTCTTTGTTATGTCATATTATGTAATTTTAAGACAACCATTTAAACTAAAGATTAAAGCCTTAATATTGCTAATTCCTGTACTGTTATCAACCTTACTAATTAACACATCAATAGGAATGAAACTTTATAATAAAACTAATACTGAATACGATAAGATAGAAAGTGGAAATCTAAATACATCTATAGGATTTAGAATTCAAATGGGGATTATCGCTAAAAACCTTATTGCTGAGAAACCTTTTGTAGGCCAAGGTGATAACTTTTACAGTGCACGTAAGGAAATAATTAAAGATAAAAACTACAACACTAAAATAAATAATTTTAAAACCCTACATAATGTTTACTCTGATAGTTGGGTAAAACTTGGATTATTAGGCTTTATAATTTCAATTTTATTGACCATATCTCCATTATTAATACTAAAAGGTAGTTCAGATATCGCTTTAGGGCTTTCTTTTACTATCTTTACTTTTTCCATATCAATGGTAGATACTGCATTACTCGGTGGTGAGTATTTATTAATGTTAATAGCACTAACTAGTATCTATAAATATCAATTTTTAACCTATACAGATAAGTAA